One Mesorhizobium loti genomic window carries:
- a CDS encoding ribulose-phosphate 3-epimerase — MSKKTLIAPSVLASDFSKLGDEVEAVAAAGADWIHLDVMDGHFVPNITFGPPVIKAIRNRTKAFFDCHLMIAPADPYLAAFAEAGCDGMTVHAEAGPHLDRSLQTIRNLGKKAGVSLNPATPETMIEYVLDRLDLILIMTVNPGFGGQAFIPGIVDKVRRVKALIGDRPIRIEIDGGVSPETAPLVTAAGADVLVAGAAIFKGGSVEAYRANIEAIRTAADKAAG, encoded by the coding sequence ATGAGCAAAAAGACCTTGATCGCACCCTCGGTGCTGGCTTCGGACTTTTCGAAGCTCGGCGACGAGGTCGAAGCCGTGGCGGCAGCCGGGGCCGACTGGATCCATCTCGATGTCATGGATGGCCATTTCGTCCCCAACATCACTTTCGGCCCGCCGGTGATCAAGGCGATCCGCAACCGCACCAAGGCTTTCTTCGACTGCCATCTGATGATTGCGCCGGCCGATCCCTATCTCGCCGCCTTCGCCGAGGCCGGCTGTGACGGCATGACGGTGCATGCCGAGGCCGGGCCGCATCTCGACCGCTCGCTGCAGACCATCAGGAACCTCGGCAAGAAGGCCGGCGTGTCGCTCAATCCGGCGACGCCGGAAACGATGATCGAATATGTGCTCGACCGGCTCGACCTGATCCTGATCATGACCGTCAACCCAGGGTTCGGCGGCCAGGCCTTCATCCCGGGCATCGTCGACAAGGTGAGAAGGGTCAAGGCGCTGATCGGCGACCGGCCGATCCGCATCGAGATCGACGGCGGCGTTTCGCCGGAAACAGCCCCCCTGGTCACAGCAGCCGGCGCCGATGTGCTGGTGGCCGGTGCCGCGATCTTCAAGGGCGGCAGCGTCGAAGCTTACCGCGCCAACATCGAGGCGATCAGGACAGCCGCCGACAAGGCCGCCGGCTAA
- a CDS encoding transcriptional regulator — MTYGAANLNDDGTGSKSTLASTVYHQLRDDLLGGALETESKLRVEWVVSKYGAGASPVREALNRLASEGLLGRHDQRGFFIMPVSATELEELTRTRCWLEERALRESIAHRTAEWEEQLVLALHRLGRASRLSPQNATSLDPDWEKLHRTFHRVLISACRSHWLVGFCDQLSDHAYRYRQMANDGESVQRDDFGEHRLIAECALDGNADGAVQALIDHYQLTASMCMERFKQGEVAKAAAPAERARR, encoded by the coding sequence TTGACATACGGAGCTGCCAACCTGAACGACGACGGCACAGGATCCAAGAGTACGCTTGCCAGTACGGTCTATCACCAATTGCGGGATGATCTTCTCGGCGGCGCTCTTGAAACCGAAAGCAAACTGCGGGTCGAGTGGGTTGTTTCCAAGTATGGCGCCGGTGCTTCCCCGGTTCGTGAAGCCCTTAATCGCCTTGCCTCCGAAGGACTTCTTGGTCGTCATGACCAACGTGGCTTTTTCATCATGCCGGTCAGTGCGACGGAGCTTGAGGAGCTGACGCGCACACGCTGCTGGCTCGAGGAGCGGGCGCTTCGCGAATCCATTGCCCACCGCACCGCCGAATGGGAAGAACAGCTGGTGCTGGCGCTGCACCGCCTGGGCCGCGCCTCACGCCTTTCGCCGCAAAATGCCACGTCGCTCGATCCGGACTGGGAGAAATTGCACCGCACCTTCCACCGGGTGCTGATCTCGGCCTGCCGGTCGCACTGGCTTGTGGGTTTCTGCGACCAGCTTTCCGATCACGCCTATCGCTACCGGCAAATGGCCAATGACGGCGAAAGCGTCCAGCGCGACGATTTCGGCGAACACCGGCTGATCGCCGAATGCGCGCTGGACGGCAATGCCGACGGCGCCGTCCAGGCCCTGATCGATCACTACCAGCTGACCGCGTCCATGTGCATGGAACGCTTCAAGCAAGGCGAAGTTGCAAAAGCCGCCGCCCCGGCCGAACGCGCCCGGCGGTAA